A stretch of Acidovorax sp. RAC01 DNA encodes these proteins:
- a CDS encoding AmpG family muropeptide MFS transporter has product MSDTSTSPPAAPGTPARTPWLQTLRVYLEPASLRMLTLGFAAGLPLLLVLGTLSFRLREAGIDRSTIGYLSWVGLAYAFKWVWAPLVDRMPIPLMTRVMGRRRSWLLLSQLVIVAGLVGMAMADPRMTLGPIVWCALAVAFGSATQDIALDAFRIESADVNHQAALAASYQTGYRLAMIWAGAGVLWIAARAEAAPAVGQALAQGAAAYQNGAWQAAYLAMAASMAVGIVTVLFSREPVPVALPPARNAAEWIRGAVIDPFADFLRRYGWHAALILGLIAVYRISDVVMGIMANPFYVDMGFTKDEVAAVTKVYGVVMTLVGAFVGGVLSMRFGVMRILMLGAVLSAGSNLLFAWLAGHGHDVTALIAVVSADNLAGGIASAAFIAYLSSLTNVSYSATQYALFSSMMLLLPKFIAGFSGQYVDAFGYAHFFTATALLGVPVLALVWLASRVKTGARA; this is encoded by the coding sequence ATGTCAGACACTTCCACTTCCCCTCCAGCCGCGCCCGGCACCCCCGCGCGCACCCCCTGGCTCCAGACCTTGCGGGTCTATCTGGAGCCGGCCAGCCTGCGCATGCTCACCCTGGGTTTCGCCGCCGGGCTGCCGTTGTTGCTGGTGCTGGGCACGCTTTCCTTCCGACTGCGCGAGGCGGGCATCGACCGCAGCACCATCGGGTACCTGAGCTGGGTGGGCCTGGCCTACGCCTTCAAGTGGGTGTGGGCGCCGCTGGTGGACCGCATGCCCATCCCGCTCATGACACGGGTGATGGGGCGGCGGCGCAGCTGGCTGCTACTGTCGCAGCTGGTCATCGTGGCAGGGCTGGTGGGCATGGCGATGGCCGACCCGCGCATGACGCTGGGGCCCATCGTGTGGTGCGCGCTGGCGGTGGCGTTCGGCTCGGCCACGCAGGACATCGCGCTCGATGCTTTTCGCATCGAATCGGCCGATGTCAACCACCAGGCGGCGCTGGCGGCGTCCTACCAGACGGGCTACCGGCTGGCCATGATCTGGGCCGGTGCCGGTGTGCTGTGGATTGCCGCACGGGCCGAGGCCGCCCCGGCGGTGGGCCAGGCGCTGGCGCAGGGCGCGGCCGCTTACCAGAACGGGGCGTGGCAAGCGGCGTACCTGGCCATGGCGGCGTCGATGGCGGTGGGCATCGTCACGGTGCTGTTCTCGCGCGAGCCGGTGCCGGTGGCGCTGCCGCCTGCCAGGAACGCCGCCGAATGGATTCGCGGCGCGGTCATCGACCCGTTTGCCGACTTTCTGCGTCGCTACGGCTGGCACGCGGCGCTCATCCTGGGGCTGATTGCCGTGTACCGCATCAGCGACGTGGTGATGGGCATCATGGCCAACCCGTTTTACGTGGACATGGGCTTCACCAAGGACGAGGTGGCCGCTGTGACCAAGGTGTACGGCGTGGTCATGACGCTGGTCGGCGCCTTTGTGGGTGGCGTGCTGTCGATGCGCTTTGGCGTAATGCGCATCCTGATGCTGGGCGCGGTGCTGAGCGCGGGCAGCAACCTGCTGTTTGCCTGGCTGGCGGGGCACGGGCACGACGTGACGGCGCTGATCGCCGTGGTGTCGGCCGACAACCTGGCCGGCGGCATTGCATCGGCGGCGTTCATTGCCTACCTGTCGAGCCTGACGAACGTGAGCTATTCGGCCACCCAGTACGCGCTGTTCAGCTCGATGATGCTGCTGCTGCCCAAGTTCATCGCCGGGTTCTCGGGCCAGTATGTCGATGCGTTTGGCTACGCGCACTTCTTCACGGCCACCGCGCTGCTGGGTGTGCCCGTACTGGCGCTCGTCTGGCTGGCTTCAAGGGTGAAAACAGGCGCCAGGGCTTGA
- a CDS encoding M48 family metallopeptidase, with the protein MCLFCPTPVVAPSSPWASRRGFLLAAGAAGAAAAAGPALAQVDVGSASSLRKLIPAETLEKSAAQQYQQMLEQARAQRALAPESHPQLQRLHAIARRLIPHTGPWNERAAGWRWEVNLIGSQQINAFCMPGGKIAFYTGILDQLKLSDDETAMIMGHEMAHALREHARERIAKTQGTNMALRLGSQLLGLGDLGNMAAGLGGQLLSLQFSRSDESDADLVGLELAARGGYNPEAAVTLWQKMGKASGSKQNGLAFLSTHPSGPARIKELEQNVPKVQRLYEAAQRAG; encoded by the coding sequence ATGTGCCTTTTCTGCCCCACGCCCGTTGTCGCTCCTTCGTCGCCCTGGGCTTCGCGCCGGGGCTTCCTGCTGGCTGCTGGCGCTGCGGGGGCCGCTGCGGCCGCGGGCCCGGCGCTGGCACAGGTGGATGTGGGCTCGGCCTCCAGCCTGCGCAAGCTGATCCCGGCCGAAACGCTCGAAAAATCCGCTGCGCAACAGTACCAGCAGATGCTGGAGCAGGCCCGCGCCCAGCGCGCGCTGGCCCCTGAAAGCCACCCCCAGCTGCAGCGCCTGCACGCCATCGCCCGACGGCTGATCCCCCACACCGGCCCGTGGAACGAGCGCGCCGCAGGCTGGCGCTGGGAAGTCAACCTCATCGGCAGCCAGCAGATCAACGCGTTCTGCATGCCCGGCGGCAAGATCGCCTTCTATACCGGCATCCTCGACCAGCTCAAGCTGTCGGACGACGAGACCGCCATGATCATGGGCCACGAGATGGCGCACGCCCTGCGCGAGCACGCCCGTGAACGCATCGCCAAGACGCAGGGCACCAACATGGCCCTGCGGCTGGGCTCGCAGCTGCTGGGCCTGGGTGATCTGGGCAACATGGCGGCCGGGCTGGGCGGGCAGCTGCTGAGCCTGCAGTTCAGCCGGTCAGACGAGAGCGATGCCGACCTGGTGGGCCTGGAGCTGGCCGCGCGCGGTGGCTACAACCCCGAGGCCGCCGTCACCCTGTGGCAGAAGATGGGCAAGGCCAGCGGCAGCAAGCAAAACGGGCTGGCGTTCCTGTCCACCCACCCCTCGGGCCCCGCGCGTATCAAGGAGCTCGAGCAGAACGTGCCCAAGGTGCAACGCCTGTACGAGGCCGCACAGCGGGCCGGCTAG
- a CDS encoding serine hydrolase domain-containing protein, with product MTTTPENQAATYRNVHRLHATRGFAKGAQVRGLSQNAIQLNELNYETASGMQSISDYMKKSRTSGILILKDGKVALERYALGNSEKSLWTSFSVAKSLTSMLIGMAVKEGHIRSLEDPVERYVPGLSASAYAGCSIRSLLRMTSGVAWNEEYATTSESDIAKLVQGFSSNQPGAVMGLMRSKPRAAPVGSAFNYSTGESYVLGAVLAGAIGGNLSDYLSRSVWGPAGMESDGYWLLDAPGGLEMGGNNFSATLRDYGRLGLFMLEGGADSSRLPVGWRELSGQPDNPVTAHGRLFPDYPLGYGYQWWSFPAGEAFGLHGGAFTAQGIFGQFIYVNPQQRVVAVIWSAWQAPWVPELELETYAVLGTALAVLNR from the coding sequence TTGACGACAACCCCGGAAAACCAGGCAGCCACCTATCGCAATGTCCATCGCCTCCATGCGACCCGAGGCTTTGCGAAAGGCGCTCAGGTGCGAGGACTGTCTCAGAATGCAATCCAGCTCAATGAGCTGAACTACGAAACCGCGTCGGGGATGCAGTCCATCAGTGACTACATGAAAAAAAGCCGTACATCGGGAATTCTGATTCTCAAGGACGGGAAAGTGGCCCTTGAACGCTATGCCCTGGGCAACAGCGAAAAATCACTTTGGACCTCGTTCTCTGTGGCCAAGTCGCTCACGTCGATGCTGATTGGAATGGCTGTGAAAGAGGGCCACATCCGCAGTCTTGAAGACCCAGTGGAGCGGTATGTACCCGGTCTGAGCGCGAGTGCCTATGCGGGGTGCTCAATCCGCAGCTTGCTGCGAATGACTTCGGGCGTGGCATGGAACGAAGAGTACGCCACAACCAGCGAGTCAGACATTGCGAAACTCGTGCAGGGATTTTCGTCCAACCAACCTGGTGCAGTGATGGGTCTGATGCGCAGCAAGCCCCGCGCGGCGCCTGTGGGCAGTGCTTTCAACTACAGCACAGGCGAGAGTTATGTGCTCGGGGCAGTTCTGGCAGGAGCCATCGGAGGGAACCTTAGCGACTACTTGTCGCGCTCGGTCTGGGGGCCGGCAGGAATGGAGTCCGATGGCTACTGGCTGCTTGATGCGCCGGGTGGCCTCGAGATGGGTGGCAACAACTTCAGTGCCACCCTGCGAGACTACGGTCGTCTGGGCCTGTTCATGCTGGAAGGCGGTGCAGACAGCAGCCGTCTGCCAGTCGGATGGCGCGAGCTGTCGGGGCAGCCAGATAACCCGGTTACGGCACATGGAAGGCTCTTTCCCGACTATCCGCTCGGCTATGGCTATCAATGGTGGTCATTCCCTGCAGGCGAGGCCTTCGGCCTTCATGGGGGGGCCTTCACTGCACAGGGTATTTTTGGCCAGTTCATCTATGTCAACCCTCAACAAAGGGTGGTGGCTGTGATCTGGAGTGCTTGGCAGGCGCCATGGGTGCCTGAGCTCGAACTGGAAACCTATGCGGTGTTGGGCACTGCGCTTGCCGTGCTGAATCGGTAA
- a CDS encoding helix-turn-helix transcriptional regulator: MISGFPEQLGASLLNGLAQAWSGPRAQTFDRCLAGLRQSVPFEGAWWALLKGPVEEVIRPVFHLSGSVGLSDELRQTYVEICGGDTFAETVLSRPGHVVRWSGATDADTPRLRQWIECNQLAHGAAMCSHEPFSGQTLVFALYRFDGSAPFSSSEATVMRFLLGQSAMLWSRSLLEMFNKASSDCLAGVLLANSDGTLLFCGADMAAQLAACGWDEPGHRVPDAWLRFRGAGGRLKMGSSWVMITRDSDGLRAELTSTGKKPPLSTRLLRVAVLSCSGLTAKQIARELNLSPTTVRTYLRDAYNQLGVHNKQELDRALNGLG, encoded by the coding sequence GTGATCTCCGGATTTCCTGAACAACTTGGCGCGTCGCTGCTGAACGGCCTGGCACAGGCTTGGAGTGGTCCACGAGCGCAGACCTTTGACCGTTGTCTGGCTGGACTTCGTCAAAGCGTTCCCTTTGAAGGTGCGTGGTGGGCGTTGCTCAAAGGCCCCGTTGAAGAGGTCATCCGGCCGGTTTTCCATCTGTCGGGGTCTGTGGGCCTGAGTGACGAGTTGCGACAGACTTATGTGGAAATCTGCGGTGGCGACACGTTTGCAGAGACTGTGCTCTCGCGCCCCGGCCACGTCGTGCGGTGGTCGGGCGCAACGGACGCAGATACGCCCAGGCTGCGTCAGTGGATTGAATGCAACCAGCTAGCGCACGGGGCTGCTATGTGCAGTCACGAACCCTTCAGCGGGCAGACACTGGTGTTCGCCCTCTATCGTTTTGACGGATCGGCCCCCTTCAGTAGTTCAGAGGCTACTGTGATGCGTTTCTTGCTGGGGCAGTCTGCCATGCTCTGGTCCAGAAGCCTGTTGGAGATGTTCAACAAGGCATCCAGTGACTGCCTTGCTGGAGTGTTGCTTGCCAACTCCGATGGAACGCTGTTGTTTTGCGGTGCAGACATGGCCGCCCAGCTCGCTGCCTGTGGCTGGGATGAGCCCGGCCACAGAGTGCCTGATGCGTGGCTGCGGTTTCGCGGCGCAGGGGGGCGTTTAAAGATGGGTTCTAGCTGGGTGATGATCACCCGGGACAGCGATGGGCTGCGTGCAGAACTGACGTCGACGGGCAAAAAACCGCCGCTGTCCACGCGGTTGCTGCGCGTGGCGGTGTTGTCGTGTTCCGGGTTGACGGCCAAGCAGATTGCGCGTGAGCTCAACCTTTCACCCACGACTGTGCGCACCTACCTGCGTGATGCCTACAACCAGCTTGGCGTGCATAACAAGCAGGAACTGGATCGCGCTTTGAACGGCCTCGGCTAG
- a CDS encoding MBL fold metallo-hydrolase: protein MLRYLTVPVTAFQQNCSIVWCDATHQAAIVDPGGDLDTLLAEITRLNLTLEQIWLTHAHIDHAGGTGELAERLSLPIIGPHPGDQFWIDGLPQQSAMFGFPPAQHFTPTRWLADGDTVQIGHETLNVRHCPGHTPGHVVFHAPQIDRAFVGDVLFAGSIGRTDFPQGNHQNLIDSITQRLWPMGDQTVFIPGHGPESTFGRERQSNPYVGGT from the coding sequence ATGCTCCGCTACCTCACCGTCCCCGTCACCGCCTTCCAGCAGAACTGCTCCATCGTCTGGTGCGACGCCACGCACCAGGCCGCCATCGTGGACCCGGGCGGAGACCTGGACACCCTGCTGGCCGAGATCACCCGACTGAACCTCACGCTCGAACAGATCTGGCTGACACACGCCCACATCGACCACGCGGGCGGCACGGGCGAGCTGGCAGAGCGCCTGTCGCTGCCGATCATCGGCCCGCACCCGGGCGACCAGTTCTGGATTGACGGGCTGCCCCAGCAGAGCGCGATGTTCGGGTTTCCGCCCGCGCAGCACTTCACGCCCACGCGCTGGCTGGCCGATGGCGACACGGTGCAGATCGGCCACGAGACGCTGAACGTGCGCCACTGCCCGGGCCACACGCCCGGCCATGTGGTGTTTCACGCGCCGCAGATCGACCGCGCGTTTGTGGGCGACGTGCTGTTTGCCGGCAGCATCGGCCGCACGGATTTCCCGCAAGGCAACCACCAGAACCTGATCGACAGCATCACCCAGCGCCTGTGGCCCATGGGCGACCAGACGGTGTTCATCCCTGGGCACGGCCCCGAGAGCACCTTTGGCCGCGAGCGCCAGAGCAATCCCTACGTGGGTGGGACCTGA
- a CDS encoding GspE/PulE family protein produces MLSASASAPTLVTASNTAPEPLRTQAPHTFRPASADDLWRQLSTPHAGAGGARHLGEALVHAGLLSVDSLTQGLQAQQHERKTGRHRPIGQILVDRGTLTQEQLRGVIASWLGEYAIHPGDIAPEPAALALIPRSVAERESVLPLLARDDALVLLMADPWDKMLADEMRFLTQRRIVPVQAAPGTLMPAIQRAYHSGAEAKGTAAPGARPTSQELVSNLTSAVPEATAEHADVISESDNTLVRLINSLIEEAISHRASDIHIETEPAPKNVRVRLRIDGDLAPYLELPARYRFAMVARIKIMAGMDISEHRKPQDGKIDFARFGGPPVELRVVTVPTSRGLEDVVLRLLAGAKPLPLEGIGLSAVNLTTLRAVVQKSYGLVLVCGPTGCGKTTTLHSVISDINTEGRKIWTAEDPIEITQEGLRQVQVNARIGWTFAAAMRTFLRADPDVVMIGEMRDEETARIAIEASLTGHLVLSTLHTNSAPESIARLLEIGLDPFNFSDSLLAILAQRLVRRLCSTCRTATVADEDTLMGLASQYLESGAHNTADLQAAQVQRWRQAHGDAEGRVRLWRHAGCTACDGLGYRGRLGIHELMMSDDPIRKAIRHRAPASEVRHLALSAGMRTLRQDGIEKVLQGLTDMAQVTAATNL; encoded by the coding sequence ATGCTCTCCGCTTCTGCATCTGCCCCGACTCTCGTCACCGCATCCAACACCGCCCCGGAGCCCCTGCGCACCCAGGCGCCCCACACCTTCAGGCCCGCCAGTGCCGACGACTTGTGGCGGCAGCTGTCTACCCCCCACGCGGGTGCGGGCGGCGCGCGCCACCTGGGCGAGGCGCTGGTCCACGCAGGGCTGCTGTCGGTCGATTCGCTCACGCAGGGGCTGCAGGCGCAGCAGCATGAGCGCAAGACCGGGCGGCACCGCCCCATCGGCCAGATCCTGGTGGACCGCGGCACGCTCACGCAGGAGCAGCTGCGCGGCGTGATCGCCTCGTGGCTGGGCGAATACGCCATCCACCCCGGCGACATTGCCCCCGAGCCGGCGGCGCTGGCGCTGATCCCGCGCAGCGTGGCCGAACGCGAGTCGGTGCTGCCACTGCTGGCCCGCGACGACGCCCTGGTGCTGCTGATGGCCGACCCGTGGGACAAGATGCTGGCCGACGAAATGCGCTTTCTGACGCAGCGGCGTATCGTGCCGGTGCAGGCCGCGCCGGGTACGCTGATGCCGGCCATCCAGCGCGCGTACCACAGCGGGGCCGAGGCAAAGGGCACGGCCGCGCCAGGCGCCCGGCCCACTTCGCAAGAGCTGGTGTCCAACCTGACCAGCGCGGTGCCCGAGGCCACCGCCGAACACGCCGACGTGATCAGCGAATCGGACAACACGCTGGTGCGGCTGATTAACTCGCTGATCGAAGAGGCCATCAGCCACCGAGCCTCCGACATCCACATCGAGACCGAGCCCGCACCGAAGAACGTGCGCGTGCGCCTGCGCATCGACGGCGACCTTGCACCCTACCTGGAGCTGCCTGCGCGCTACCGCTTCGCGATGGTGGCGCGCATCAAGATCATGGCGGGCATGGACATCTCGGAGCACCGAAAGCCCCAGGACGGCAAGATCGACTTCGCACGCTTTGGAGGCCCGCCGGTGGAGCTGCGCGTGGTCACGGTGCCCACCTCGCGCGGGCTCGAAGACGTGGTGCTGCGCCTGCTGGCGGGCGCCAAGCCGCTGCCGCTCGAGGGCATCGGCCTGAGCGCGGTCAACCTGACCACCCTGCGCGCAGTGGTGCAAAAGAGCTATGGCCTGGTGCTGGTGTGCGGCCCCACGGGCTGCGGCAAGACCACCACGCTGCACTCGGTGATCAGCGACATCAACACCGAAGGCCGCAAGATCTGGACGGCCGAAGACCCCATCGAGATCACGCAGGAAGGCCTGCGCCAGGTGCAGGTCAACGCCCGCATCGGCTGGACTTTTGCAGCGGCCATGCGCACGTTTTTGCGCGCGGACCCCGACGTGGTGATGATCGGCGAAATGCGTGACGAAGAAACCGCGCGCATTGCCATCGAGGCCTCGCTCACGGGGCACCTGGTGCTGTCGACCCTGCATACCAACTCGGCACCCGAGAGCATTGCGCGCCTGCTGGAGATCGGGTTGGACCCGTTCAACTTTTCCGACTCGCTGCTCGCCATCCTGGCGCAGCGCCTGGTGCGGCGGCTGTGCAGCACCTGCCGCACGGCCACCGTGGCCGACGAGGACACCCTGATGGGACTGGCCTCCCAATACCTGGAAAGCGGCGCGCACAACACCGCCGACCTGCAGGCCGCCCAGGTGCAGCGCTGGCGCCAGGCCCACGGCGACGCCGAAGGCCGGGTCCGCCTGTGGCGCCACGCGGGCTGCACGGCCTGCGACGGCCTGGGCTACCGCGGCCGCCTGGGCATCCACGAGCTGATGATGAGCGACGACCCGATCCGCAAGGCCATCCGCCACCGCGCGCCCGCGTCCGAGGTGCGCCACCTGGCGCTGAGCGCAGGCATGCGCACCCTGCGCCAGGACGGCATCGAAAAGGTGCTGCAGGGCCTGACAGACATGGCCCAGGTGACGGCCGCCACGAATCTGTGA
- a CDS encoding exodeoxyribonuclease III yields MFKLTSLNLNGIRSATSKGVESWMAATRPDCICVQEIKAQAADMADRFERLAGLQGHFHFAEKKGYSGVGVYTRHIPSDVIVGFGSAEFDAEGRYVELRFDTPARKLSIISAYFPSGSSGEERQQAKFRFLAEMHPHLMQLKGEREFILCGDINIAHQQIDLKNWRSNQKNSGFLPEERAWMTKLLHTTDEGGGMMDVYRLLQPTATDTAYTWWSNRGQAYANNVGWRLDYHLATPALAALARTESIYKGEKFSDHAPITVEYDLSF; encoded by the coding sequence TTGTTCAAATTAACCAGCCTCAATCTCAATGGCATCCGCTCGGCCACCAGCAAAGGCGTGGAAAGCTGGATGGCAGCCACGCGGCCGGATTGTATTTGCGTGCAAGAGATCAAGGCCCAGGCGGCCGACATGGCAGACCGATTCGAGCGGCTGGCCGGCCTGCAGGGGCACTTTCACTTTGCCGAGAAAAAGGGCTACTCGGGCGTGGGTGTCTACACCCGGCACATTCCGTCGGATGTGATCGTGGGCTTCGGCTCGGCCGAGTTCGATGCCGAGGGCCGCTACGTGGAACTGCGCTTTGACACGCCTGCGCGCAAGCTCTCGATCATCAGTGCGTACTTTCCCAGCGGCTCCTCGGGCGAAGAGCGCCAGCAGGCCAAGTTCCGCTTTCTGGCAGAGATGCACCCGCACCTGATGCAGCTCAAGGGCGAACGAGAATTCATCCTGTGCGGCGACATCAACATCGCGCACCAGCAGATCGACCTGAAAAACTGGCGCAGCAACCAGAAGAACAGCGGCTTTTTGCCGGAAGAACGCGCCTGGATGACAAAGTTGTTGCACACAACTGATGAAGGCGGAGGCATGATGGATGTTTACCGCCTGTTACAGCCCACGGCCACCGACACCGCCTACACCTGGTGGAGCAACCGCGGCCAGGCCTACGCCAACAACGTGGGCTGGCGCCTGGACTACCACCTGGCCACACCGGCGCTGGCGGCCCTGGCGCGCACAGAATCGATTTACAAGGGCGAGAAGTTCTCAGACCACGCACCCATCACCGTGGAGTACGACCTGAGCTTCTGA
- the pyrE gene encoding orotate phosphoribosyltransferase, whose translation MVDGVAQATEQNQLAQEFVGFAVESGVLRFGEFKTKAGRMSPYFFNAGLFDDGLKLGRLAEFYAKALLASGIEFDMVFGPAYKGIPLAATVAVELARLGRNVPFAYNRKEAKDHGEGGTLVGAPLKGRVLIIDDVMSAGTAARESIAIIRAAGATPHAVAIALDRQEKATENGQDVEHSAVQYVRQQLGMHVCAIARLADLLLYLSHNGEEGMRSHHEKVLAYRQRYGVDEG comes from the coding sequence ATGGTGGATGGTGTCGCGCAAGCCACTGAGCAGAACCAGCTGGCGCAGGAATTTGTGGGTTTTGCCGTTGAATCGGGCGTGCTGCGATTCGGTGAATTCAAGACCAAGGCGGGCCGCATGAGCCCGTATTTCTTCAACGCGGGCCTGTTCGACGACGGCCTCAAGCTGGGACGGCTGGCCGAATTCTATGCAAAAGCCCTGCTCGCCAGCGGCATCGAATTCGACATGGTTTTCGGCCCCGCGTACAAGGGCATTCCGCTGGCAGCCACGGTGGCGGTGGAGCTGGCGCGCCTGGGCCGCAACGTGCCCTTTGCGTACAACCGCAAGGAAGCCAAGGACCACGGCGAAGGCGGCACCCTGGTGGGCGCTCCGCTCAAGGGGCGCGTGCTCATCATCGACGACGTGATGTCGGCCGGCACCGCTGCGCGCGAGTCGATTGCCATCATCCGCGCCGCGGGCGCCACCCCGCATGCGGTGGCCATTGCGCTGGACCGGCAGGAAAAAGCCACCGAGAATGGCCAGGACGTGGAGCACAGTGCCGTGCAGTACGTGCGCCAGCAGCTGGGCATGCACGTGTGTGCCATTGCACGCCTGGCAGACTTATTGCTGTACCTCTCCCACAACGGGGAAGAGGGGATGCGCTCCCACCACGAAAAAGTGCTGGCATACCGCCAGCGGTATGGAGTTGACGAAGGGTAG
- a CDS encoding DUF4124 domain-containing protein codes for MSNLDWVKGGVLAAALVCVTGFAHAQAAGGSIYTCIDRNGRKLTADRPIPECLDREQRELGPTGIVRRQIGPSLTEQERAAAEVQRRKEDEERSRQVEERRRERVLTARYPDKAAHDVERAAAIAMVDDVTATAEKRIAELREQRKAFDSEMEFYKKDPNKAPMTLRRRIAENEDSIAEQRKFLAGQDQEKRRVHQRFDTELAQLRKLWDAQRAPVTGADAVPAAAATR; via the coding sequence TTGAGCAATCTGGACTGGGTCAAGGGCGGGGTACTGGCAGCGGCGTTGGTGTGTGTCACCGGGTTCGCCCACGCCCAGGCGGCAGGCGGCAGCATCTACACCTGCATCGACCGCAATGGCCGCAAGCTCACAGCCGACCGGCCCATCCCTGAGTGTCTGGATCGCGAGCAGCGCGAACTGGGCCCCACGGGCATCGTGCGCCGGCAGATCGGCCCTTCGCTCACCGAACAGGAGCGTGCGGCAGCCGAAGTCCAGCGGCGCAAGGAGGACGAAGAGCGCTCCCGCCAGGTTGAAGAACGTCGGCGCGAGCGCGTGTTGACGGCCCGCTACCCGGACAAGGCCGCCCACGATGTGGAACGCGCCGCTGCCATTGCCATGGTGGACGACGTGACCGCCACGGCTGAAAAGCGCATCGCCGAGTTGCGCGAGCAGCGCAAGGCATTCGACAGCGAGATGGAGTTCTACAAGAAGGACCCCAACAAGGCGCCCATGACACTGCGCCGCCGGATTGCCGAAAATGAAGACAGCATTGCCGAGCAGCGAAAGTTTCTGGCCGGCCAGGACCAGGAAAAGCGCCGTGTACACCAGCGGTTTGACACCGAACTGGCCCAGCTGCGCAAGCTGTGGGATGCGCAGCGCGCACCGGTGACGGGCGCCGACGCCGTGCCTGCCGCGGCTGCTACACGCTAA
- the gatB gene encoding Asp-tRNA(Asn)/Glu-tRNA(Gln) amidotransferase subunit GatB produces MTTTSKLIHGYEVVIGFETHAQLATQSKIFSRAPIAFGAEPNTQACAVDLALPGTLPVMNREAVACAIRLGLALGSHIAPVSIFARKNYFYPDLPKGYQISQFEIPVVQGGEVEFFLGDEKKTVRLVRAHLEEDAGKSLHEDFIGQSGIDLNRAGTPLLEIVTEPDMRSSEEAVAYARELHKIVTWIGICDGNMQEGSFRCDANVSVRKPGGPLGTRREIKNLNSFKFMQQAIDYEIRWQIDQIEDGHAIQQATVLFDPDTGETRAMRTKEDAADYRYFPDPDLPPLHISEQWVQTERALMAELPRSMAARFVADYGLPEYDATTLTQSKAMAAYFEAAAKACGQPKLASNWIMGEVSKWLNAVEDYSFEKFTEFVPAKNLGALITRIVDKTISNSAGKTVFVELTHAPGTAFDSALDYVDDIIESKGLKQMNDTGALEKIIDEVIAANADNVAQFRAGKDKAFNALVGQIMKASKGKANPQQVNDLLRAKLAG; encoded by the coding sequence ATGACGACGACCAGCAAATTGATCCACGGCTACGAAGTCGTCATCGGCTTTGAAACCCACGCCCAGCTTGCCACGCAGAGCAAGATCTTCAGCCGCGCGCCGATTGCCTTTGGCGCCGAGCCCAACACCCAGGCCTGCGCGGTGGACCTGGCCCTGCCCGGCACCCTGCCGGTGATGAACCGCGAGGCGGTGGCCTGCGCTATCAGATTGGGACTGGCCCTGGGCTCCCACATTGCGCCCGTGAGCATTTTTGCCCGCAAGAACTACTTCTACCCCGACCTGCCCAAGGGCTACCAGATCAGCCAGTTCGAGATCCCGGTGGTGCAGGGCGGCGAGGTAGAGTTCTTTCTGGGTGACGAGAAGAAGACCGTGCGCCTGGTGCGCGCCCACCTTGAAGAAGACGCGGGCAAGTCGCTGCACGAAGACTTCATCGGTCAATCGGGCATCGACCTGAACCGCGCAGGTACGCCGCTGCTGGAGATCGTGACCGAACCCGACATGCGCAGCAGCGAAGAAGCCGTGGCCTACGCCCGCGAGCTGCACAAGATCGTGACCTGGATCGGCATCTGCGACGGCAACATGCAGGAAGGCAGCTTCCGCTGCGACGCCAACGTGTCCGTGCGCAAGCCCGGGGGGCCCTTGGGCACGCGCCGCGAGATCAAGAACCTGAACTCGTTCAAGTTCATGCAGCAGGCCATCGACTACGAAATCCGCTGGCAGATCGACCAGATCGAGGACGGCCACGCCATCCAGCAGGCCACCGTGCTGTTCGACCCCGACACGGGTGAAACCCGTGCCATGCGCACCAAGGAAGACGCGGCGGATTACCGCTACTTTCCCGATCCGGACCTGCCGCCGCTACATATTTCAGAGCAGTGGGTGCAGACGGAACGTGCGCTCATGGCCGAATTGCCTCGCAGCATGGCTGCGCGCTTCGTGGCCGACTACGGGCTGCCCGAATACGACGCCACCACGCTCACGCAGAGCAAGGCCATGGCGGCCTACTTTGAAGCGGCAGCCAAGGCGTGCGGCCAGCCCAAGCTGGCGAGCAACTGGATCATGGGCGAGGTTTCGAAGTGGTTAAACGCCGTCGAAGACTATTCTTTTGAGAAATTCACTGAGTTCGTCCCGGCGAAAAATCTCGGGGCGCTAATCACGCGAATCGTCGACAAGACCATTTCTAACTCTGCCGGCAAGACAGTTTTTGTCGAACTGACCCATGCGCCTGGAACGGCGTTTGATTCCGCGCTTGATTATGTGGATGACATCATCGAGTCCAAGGGCCTCAAGCAGATGAACGACACCGGCGCGCTGGAAAAAATCATCGACGAGGTGATTGCCGCCAACGCCGACAACGTGGCGCAGTTCCGCGCGGGCAAGGACAAGGCGTTCAACGCGCTGGTGGGCCAGATCATGAAAGCCAGCAAGGGCAAGGCGAACCCACAGCAGGTCAATGACCTCCTGCGTGCCAAGCTGGCGGGTTGA